In the genome of Octopus sinensis linkage group LG12, ASM634580v1, whole genome shotgun sequence, one region contains:
- the LOC115218122 gene encoding uncharacterized protein LOC115218122 gives MDESEQQSIPDQVTVIVHNAKGLQGKKPGRHKYSVIFGFGNKKYRTSVVKDPKGNPVWNEESVLSINNSSDALFFNVTEKDDILGQILVPIASLRGAKGRVICTALQPHKKNSKPKGSLIYQCYVSKYRESGEVDDKSKSRRNSWLTTNPFLTFKRSPGFSGNFFKKEHKSTSPLSNLNKRISRSFHDIFSLSKTDISDDEESEGAPSKLKTRSTFNLSCAGVEPEISYITPNTGSAAGGTRITIVGENLGLKKSDIVTLRICDVDVLSTLEYESSGQIYCETLPGPTGHGDVIIETSLGGKTVLTGGFTLVAARNKNPAPKPPESRPSSNLNKSLSHSTLALVTPPTQITISAPNSPKTQHGQNDSLNPFENPSMPNSPTASIESHKSSDTQLQTLGFNKKLIPPDPASVNKFSSLDRRKFPAQNNPRKNSKDLGENHGKGKKDTFLNIKENSKTKHGENIEGRFRKNFFKHMRTASDVPRVAVNDITLQNSNDDVSLQNGNDAAALQNGISEVTNNKEDWSEKAKFAELERLQKENTALRQENADMKAYIEKLLAKVLHHCPEALAADNELTLSQC, from the exons ATGGATGAGAGTGAGCAGCAGTCGATTCCTGACCAAGTGACTGTTATAG TTCACAATGCAAAAGGATTACAAGGAAAGAAACCAG GACGCCATAAATATTCAGTGatatttggatttggaaacaagAAATATCGGACATCAGTTGTGAAAGATCCTAAGGGTAATCCTGTTTGGAATGAAGAATCAGTTCT TTCCATCAATAATTCCTCGGATGCTTTATTCTTCAATGTCACAGAAAAGGATGATATTTTGGGTCAAATATTGGTTCCTATAGCCTCTCTTCGTGGGGCCAAGGGAAGAGTTATTTGTACAGCCTTGCAGCCTCACAAGAAGAATTCCAAACCAAAAGGAAGTTTAATATACCAGTGTTATGTTTCTAAATATCGAGAATCTGGAGAAGTTGATGATAAATCTAAGTCAAGAAGAAATAGTTGGCTTACAACTAATCCCTTTTTGACTTTTAAACGATCACCTGGTTTTTCTGGTAATTTCTTTAAGAAAGAACACAAGTCAACTAGTCCCctttcaaatctaaataaaagAATCTCTCGatcttttcatgatatttttagtTTATCAAAGACTGACATCTCAGATGATGAAGAATCAGAGGGTGCACCATCAAAATTAAAAACTCGAAGTACTTTTAATTTAAGTTGTGCTGGGGTTGAACCAGAAATATCCTACATAACTCCAAATACTGGTTCAGCTGCTGGTGGCACACGTATTACTATTGTAGGTGAAAACCTTGGTTTAAAGAAATCTGATATTGTTACCTTGCGTATTTGCGATGTTGATGTTCTTTCTACATTAGAATATGAATCTTCAGGTCAGATATACTGTGAAACATTGCCAGGTCCTACTGGCCATGGTGATGTTATCATTGAGACTTCATTAGGTGGTAAAACTGTTTTGACTGGAGGCTTCACTTTAGTTGCTGCTCGGAATAAAAATCCTGCACCGAAACCTCCAGAATCCAGACCATCTTCAAATTtaaacaaatctctctctcataGTACTTTAGCCTTAGTCACACCACCAACTCAAATAACAATTTCTGCACCAAATTCTCCTAAAACACAACATGGTCAGAATGattctcttaacccttttgaaaaCCCATCAATGCCAAATTCCCCCACAGCATCAATTGAATCTCACAAATCATCTGATACTCAACTGCAAACTCTAggctttaataaaaaattaatccCACCTGATCCTGCTTCTGTTAATAAATTTTCTTCACTTGATCGGAGAAAGTTTCCTGCTCAAAATAACCCAAGGAAAAATTCCAAAGATCTTGGAGAAAATCATGGCAAA gGGAAAAAAGACACTTTTTtgaatatcaaagaaaattcCAAAACAAAGCATGGTGAAAACATTGAAGGACGTTTTAGGAAAAATTTTTTCAAACACATGCGTACTGCAAGTGATGTCCCTCGTGTAGCAGTGAATGATATTACTCTTCagaacagcaatgatgatgtcaGTCTCCAGAATGGTAATGATGCTGCAGCTCTACAGAATGGCATTTCAGAGGTCACAAACAACAAAGAGG